One genomic segment of Oncorhynchus mykiss isolate Arlee chromosome 10, USDA_OmykA_1.1, whole genome shotgun sequence includes these proteins:
- the LOC110534264 gene encoding rho guanine nucleotide exchange factor 15 isoform X2: MIVSRLRPRSVVPPKPSNLKSLGPNIPNHFQTRNQNSPNLNQNQPPSGERSQERKQHQLPEGKVKRIVRKFSNQEYEVMGQAGLETRTGVEAGAETVTGAKQGDGGVVGWTRTEAGQQADSNRGQTRAQQADYDAIIMSTVELSLIPPPVPLRKPRSGPHTQPTAQPTAQSDAVPLRQKTDNHLGTLLTPGHGQGNRSAPDGSEVDEAPVCVTIESRQTTGSAATPSGHHGNMTQCQCICHLRRTGMKLVWVPLEEEEDNYVEVIGDEEKDKRGNEHQKRVVKEGKEEDEDDYIEVTGDEEKEKRGNQDQKRERKEVNEEMLGSFRADERRGKSEHREVRVHKVSENNSQRSFPSKHNTSSNAESSLALMICSQHSSYQHSTQQHSSNTKHSSHQHSSHQHSSHTRPPQNKTETYDEVTYEAMSMSDREEPHPPPLPRLMKPPLMHKTQHPSPPKDNLQSMSTPSLSGLITSISKSDIQKSTPSPQTPPSISHGNPHQPILRPLPPLPVLHDLCLLPCPIMPRPQLRPQISMKPLPPNPEPSGPSCLSRHSSTDADVRDDWVTVDEEDVEEPQEQADSPRRISSDWGPLRLDEPLYQIYQAKSIKEAIQLQSISRSASRATVDLHMRLRGGGSLGAPKGPSFRARNGPAEVTLWQELPVVRDSGILERLSPEELQRQESMFEVLTSEASYLHSLNVLTDHFLMCRDLDDTLVIHDKKTLFSNILHVYEVSQRFLKDLLSRIDENILITDVCDIIHQYALYDFSVYIDYIRNQGYQERAYSSLMQTNNPFALVMRRLEESPLCRRLPFSSFLLLPFQRITRIKILVQIIKESNTQVGQMKQMEELIQVNNTLEFNKLKAVPIVSKARFLEKRGELYELSKGASLFSSRLKLTPIYLFLFNDLLIITCKKSSERYMVTDHTHRSLVQVQPAGFGAGAEDPGPKLEHSFCLLLLENHRGMACEHLLKAPSESDMHRWMAAFPSLNDPTRKEEVVYEDWDCPQVQCVEQYVAQQADELTMEPADIINVLCKTHEGWNKGMRLSDGEKGWFPSKSVVEITNEHRRRRNLREQYRITQAAAKVTKN; this comes from the exons TCAAGACTTCGACCCAGATCCGTCGTTCCCCCAAAGCCTTCTAACCTCAAATCCTTGGGGCCAAACATCCCAAACCACTTCCAGACCAGAAACCAGAACAGTCCAAACCTGAACCAGAACCAACCCCCATCAGGGGAGAGGAGCCAGGAGAGGAAACAACATCAACTACCGGAGGGGAAGGTGAAGAGGATTGTGCGTAAGTTCAGCAACCAGGAGTATGAGGTGATGGGGCAGGCAGGACTAGAGACAAGAACAGGTGTAgaggcaggggcagagacagTGACTGGGGCAAAGCAGGGAGAcggtggggtggtggggtggacAAGGACAGAGGCAGGACAGCAGGCAGACAGTAACAGAGGACAGACAAGGGCCCAGCAGGCTGACTATGATGCTATAATAATGAGCACTGTGGAACTCAGCCTCATACCACCTCCAGTACCATTGAGAAAGCCACGTTCTGGCCCTCACACACAACCTACAGCACAACCCACAGCACAGAGTGATGCCGTGCCCCTGAGGCAGAAGACAGACAACCATCTGGGCACCCTTCTCACACCTGGACATGGACAAGGAAACAGATCAG CTCCCGATGGTAGTGAGGTGGATGAAGCGCCTGTGTGTGTTACCATTGAGAGCAGACAAACCACAGGCTCGGCAGCCACCCCTAGTGGTCACCATGGCAACATGACACAGTGCCAGTGCATCTGTCACCTGAGGAGAACTGGCATGAAGTTAGTCTGGGTTCCtctggaggaagaggaagataacTATGTAGAGGTGATAGGGGATGAAGAAAAAGACAAACGAGGGAATGAGCACCAGAAGAGAGTGgtgaaggaggggaaggaagaggatgaagatgactACATAGAAGTGACAGGGGATGAAGAGAAAGAAAAACGAGGGAATCAGgaccagaagagagagaggaaggaggtgaATGAAGAGATGTTGGGATCTTTCAGAGCAGATGAGCGAAGGGGGAAAAGTGAGCACAGAGAGGTCAGAGTTCACAAGGTCAGCGAGAATAACAGCCAGAGATCCTTCCCTTCAAAACATAACACATCATCCAACGCAGAATCTTCCCTGGCCCTGATGATCTGCTCACAGCACAGCTCATATCAGCATAGCACACAACAGCACAGCTCAAACACCAAGCACAGCTCACACCAGCACAGCTCACACCAGCACAGCTCACACACCAGACCCCCTCAAAACAAAACTGAGACATATGATGAGGTTACATATGAGGCCATGTCCATGTCTGACAGAGAAGAACCACATCCACCCCCACTCCCACGCCTAATGAAACCTCCACTGATGCACAAGACGCAGCATCCCTCTCCTCCGAAGGATAATCTCCAGAGCATGTCCacgccctctctctctggcctaaTAACCTCAATTTCAAAGTCAGACATCCAGAAGAGTACCCCTTCCCCTCagactcctccctccatctcccatgGCAACCCCCATCAGCCAATCCTGCGACCTCTGCCTCCACTTCCTGTTTTACATGATCTCTGCCTTCTCCCCTGCCCCATCATGCCCCGCCCTCAACTCAGACCTCAGATTTCAATGAAACCTCTTCCACCTAACCCTGAGCCCAGTGGTCCTAGCTGTCTCAGCCGACACTCATCCACAG ATGCTGATGTTAGGGATGACTGGGTGACTGTAGACGAGGAGGACGTAGAGGA GCCACAGGAACAGGCAGATAGTCCCAGGAGGATCTCCTCAGACTGGGGACCTTTGAGGCTGGACG AACCTCTGTACCAGATCTACCAGGCTAAGTCCATCAAGGAGGCGATCCAGCTCCAGAGCATCAGCCGGAGTGCCAGTAGGGCCACCGTGGACCTCCATATGAGGCTCAGGGGCGGTGGGTCCTTAGGGGCCCCTAAGGGCCCGTCCTTCAGGGCCAGGAATGGCCCCGCAGAG GTCACACTGTGGCAGGAGCTACCGGTGGTCAGAGACAGTGGGATCCTGGAGAGACTCAGTCCAGAGGAGCTGCAGAgacaggag AGCATGTTTGAAGTATTGACATCGGAAGCCTCGTacctccactcactgaacgttctcACTGATCACTTCCTGATGTGTCGGGACCTTGACGACACACTGGTGATCCATGACAAGAAGACCCTCTTCTCCAACATACTCCATGTGTATGAGGTCAGCCAGAG GTTCTTGAAGGATCTTCTGAGTAGGATCGATGAGAACATTCTGATAACTGATGTGTGTGACATCATCCACCAATACGCCCTGTACGACTTCTCAGTCTACATTGATTACATCCGTAACCAGGGTTACCAGGAGAGGGCCTACAGCTCCCTCAT GCAAACCAACAACCCATTTGCGTTGGTGATGCGGAGGCTGGAGGAGTCTCCTCTATGTCGTCGtcttcccttctcctcctttCTGCTCCTTCCTTTCCAGAGGATCACACGCATCAAGATCCTTGTACAG ATCATCAAGGAGTCCAACACACAGGTGGGCCAGATGAAGCAGATGGAGGAACTCAtacaagtcaataacacattgGAGTTCAACAAACTCAAG GCTGTTCCCATTGTCTCAAAGGCTCGCTtcctggagaagagaggagagctatATGAGCTATCCAAAGGGGCCTCCCTATTCAGTTCTCGTCTCAAACTCACCCCCATCTACCTCTTCCTCTTTAATGACCTACTCATCATCACATGCAAAAAGAG CTCAGAGCGCTATATGGTGACAGACCACACCCACCGCTCCCTGGTGCAAGTCCAGCCCGCGGGGTTTGGGGCTGGAGCGGAGGACCCAGGGCCCAAGTTGGAGCACTCCTTCTGTCTGCTACTGCTGGAGAACCACCGAGGCATGGCCTGTGAACACCTGCTGAAGGCCCCCTCAga GTCAGATATGCACCGGTGGATGGCAGCATTCCCTTCCCTAAATGACCCAACCAGAAAGGAAGAGGTTGTTTATGAGGACTGGG ATTGCCCCCAGGTGCAGTGTGTGGAACAATACGTTGCCCAGCAGGCTGATGAGCTCACCATGGAGCCTGCTGACATTATCAACGTGCTATGCAAGACCCATGAGG GTTGGAATAAGGGGATGCGTCTGTCTGACGGAGAGAAGGGTTGGTTCCCTAGCAAAAGCGTGGTGGAGATAACCAACGAGCATCGGAGGAGACGGAACCTTCGGGAGCAGTACCGCATCACTCAAGCTGCAGCTAAAGTCACAAAGAACTGA
- the LOC110534264 gene encoding rho guanine nucleotide exchange factor 15 isoform X1, with the protein MIVSRLRPRSVVPPKPSNLKSLGPNIPNHFQTRNQNSPNLNQNQPPSGERSQERKQHQLPEGKVKRIVRKFSNQEYEVMGQAGLETRTGVEAGAETVTGAKQGDGGVVGWTRTEAGQQADSNRGQTRAQQADYDAIIMSTVELSLIPPPVPLRKPRSGPHTQPTAQPTAQSDAVPLRQKTDNHLGTLLTPGHGQGNRSAPDGSEVDEAPVCVTIESRQTTGSAATPSGHHGNMTQCQCICHLRRTGMKLVWVPLEEEEDNYVEVIGDEEKDKRGNEHQKRVVKEGKEEDEDDYIEVTGDEEKEKRGNQDQKRERKEVNEEMLGSFRADERRGKSEHREVRVHKVSENNSQRSFPSKHNTSSNAESSLALMICSQHSSYQHSTQQHSSNTKHSSHQHSSHQHSSHTRPPQNKTETYDEVTYEAMSMSDREEPHPPPLPRLMKPPLMHKTQHPSPPKDNLQSMSTPSLSGLITSISKSDIQKSTPSPQTPPSISHGNPHQPILRPLPPLPVLHDLCLLPCPIMPRPQLRPQISMKPLPPNPEPSGPSCLSRHSSTDADVRDDWVTVDEEDVEEPQEQADSPRRISSDWGPLRLDEPLYQIYQAKSIKEAIQLQSISRSASRATVDLHMRLRGGGSLGAPKGPSFRARNGPAEVTLWQELPVVRDSGILERLSPEELQRQESMFEVLTSEASYLHSLNVLTDHFLMCRDLDDTLVIHDKKTLFSNILHVYEVSQRFLKDLLSRIDENILITDVCDIIHQYALYDFSVYIDYIRNQGYQERAYSSLMQTNNPFALVMRRLEESPLCRRLPFSSFLLLPFQRITRIKILVQNILKRTKEGTREENTASRALTSVSEIIKESNTQVGQMKQMEELIQVNNTLEFNKLKAVPIVSKARFLEKRGELYELSKGASLFSSRLKLTPIYLFLFNDLLIITCKKSSERYMVTDHTHRSLVQVQPAGFGAGAEDPGPKLEHSFCLLLLENHRGMACEHLLKAPSESDMHRWMAAFPSLNDPTRKEEVVYEDWDCPQVQCVEQYVAQQADELTMEPADIINVLCKTHEGWNKGMRLSDGEKGWFPSKSVVEITNEHRRRRNLREQYRITQAAAKVTKN; encoded by the exons TCAAGACTTCGACCCAGATCCGTCGTTCCCCCAAAGCCTTCTAACCTCAAATCCTTGGGGCCAAACATCCCAAACCACTTCCAGACCAGAAACCAGAACAGTCCAAACCTGAACCAGAACCAACCCCCATCAGGGGAGAGGAGCCAGGAGAGGAAACAACATCAACTACCGGAGGGGAAGGTGAAGAGGATTGTGCGTAAGTTCAGCAACCAGGAGTATGAGGTGATGGGGCAGGCAGGACTAGAGACAAGAACAGGTGTAgaggcaggggcagagacagTGACTGGGGCAAAGCAGGGAGAcggtggggtggtggggtggacAAGGACAGAGGCAGGACAGCAGGCAGACAGTAACAGAGGACAGACAAGGGCCCAGCAGGCTGACTATGATGCTATAATAATGAGCACTGTGGAACTCAGCCTCATACCACCTCCAGTACCATTGAGAAAGCCACGTTCTGGCCCTCACACACAACCTACAGCACAACCCACAGCACAGAGTGATGCCGTGCCCCTGAGGCAGAAGACAGACAACCATCTGGGCACCCTTCTCACACCTGGACATGGACAAGGAAACAGATCAG CTCCCGATGGTAGTGAGGTGGATGAAGCGCCTGTGTGTGTTACCATTGAGAGCAGACAAACCACAGGCTCGGCAGCCACCCCTAGTGGTCACCATGGCAACATGACACAGTGCCAGTGCATCTGTCACCTGAGGAGAACTGGCATGAAGTTAGTCTGGGTTCCtctggaggaagaggaagataacTATGTAGAGGTGATAGGGGATGAAGAAAAAGACAAACGAGGGAATGAGCACCAGAAGAGAGTGgtgaaggaggggaaggaagaggatgaagatgactACATAGAAGTGACAGGGGATGAAGAGAAAGAAAAACGAGGGAATCAGgaccagaagagagagaggaaggaggtgaATGAAGAGATGTTGGGATCTTTCAGAGCAGATGAGCGAAGGGGGAAAAGTGAGCACAGAGAGGTCAGAGTTCACAAGGTCAGCGAGAATAACAGCCAGAGATCCTTCCCTTCAAAACATAACACATCATCCAACGCAGAATCTTCCCTGGCCCTGATGATCTGCTCACAGCACAGCTCATATCAGCATAGCACACAACAGCACAGCTCAAACACCAAGCACAGCTCACACCAGCACAGCTCACACCAGCACAGCTCACACACCAGACCCCCTCAAAACAAAACTGAGACATATGATGAGGTTACATATGAGGCCATGTCCATGTCTGACAGAGAAGAACCACATCCACCCCCACTCCCACGCCTAATGAAACCTCCACTGATGCACAAGACGCAGCATCCCTCTCCTCCGAAGGATAATCTCCAGAGCATGTCCacgccctctctctctggcctaaTAACCTCAATTTCAAAGTCAGACATCCAGAAGAGTACCCCTTCCCCTCagactcctccctccatctcccatgGCAACCCCCATCAGCCAATCCTGCGACCTCTGCCTCCACTTCCTGTTTTACATGATCTCTGCCTTCTCCCCTGCCCCATCATGCCCCGCCCTCAACTCAGACCTCAGATTTCAATGAAACCTCTTCCACCTAACCCTGAGCCCAGTGGTCCTAGCTGTCTCAGCCGACACTCATCCACAG ATGCTGATGTTAGGGATGACTGGGTGACTGTAGACGAGGAGGACGTAGAGGA GCCACAGGAACAGGCAGATAGTCCCAGGAGGATCTCCTCAGACTGGGGACCTTTGAGGCTGGACG AACCTCTGTACCAGATCTACCAGGCTAAGTCCATCAAGGAGGCGATCCAGCTCCAGAGCATCAGCCGGAGTGCCAGTAGGGCCACCGTGGACCTCCATATGAGGCTCAGGGGCGGTGGGTCCTTAGGGGCCCCTAAGGGCCCGTCCTTCAGGGCCAGGAATGGCCCCGCAGAG GTCACACTGTGGCAGGAGCTACCGGTGGTCAGAGACAGTGGGATCCTGGAGAGACTCAGTCCAGAGGAGCTGCAGAgacaggag AGCATGTTTGAAGTATTGACATCGGAAGCCTCGTacctccactcactgaacgttctcACTGATCACTTCCTGATGTGTCGGGACCTTGACGACACACTGGTGATCCATGACAAGAAGACCCTCTTCTCCAACATACTCCATGTGTATGAGGTCAGCCAGAG GTTCTTGAAGGATCTTCTGAGTAGGATCGATGAGAACATTCTGATAACTGATGTGTGTGACATCATCCACCAATACGCCCTGTACGACTTCTCAGTCTACATTGATTACATCCGTAACCAGGGTTACCAGGAGAGGGCCTACAGCTCCCTCAT GCAAACCAACAACCCATTTGCGTTGGTGATGCGGAGGCTGGAGGAGTCTCCTCTATGTCGTCGtcttcccttctcctcctttCTGCTCCTTCCTTTCCAGAGGATCACACGCATCAAGATCCTTGTACAG AACATCCTGAAGAGGACTAAAGAGGGCACTAGGGAGGAGAACACTGCCTctagagccctgacctcagtgtCTGAG ATCATCAAGGAGTCCAACACACAGGTGGGCCAGATGAAGCAGATGGAGGAACTCAtacaagtcaataacacattgGAGTTCAACAAACTCAAG GCTGTTCCCATTGTCTCAAAGGCTCGCTtcctggagaagagaggagagctatATGAGCTATCCAAAGGGGCCTCCCTATTCAGTTCTCGTCTCAAACTCACCCCCATCTACCTCTTCCTCTTTAATGACCTACTCATCATCACATGCAAAAAGAG CTCAGAGCGCTATATGGTGACAGACCACACCCACCGCTCCCTGGTGCAAGTCCAGCCCGCGGGGTTTGGGGCTGGAGCGGAGGACCCAGGGCCCAAGTTGGAGCACTCCTTCTGTCTGCTACTGCTGGAGAACCACCGAGGCATGGCCTGTGAACACCTGCTGAAGGCCCCCTCAga GTCAGATATGCACCGGTGGATGGCAGCATTCCCTTCCCTAAATGACCCAACCAGAAAGGAAGAGGTTGTTTATGAGGACTGGG ATTGCCCCCAGGTGCAGTGTGTGGAACAATACGTTGCCCAGCAGGCTGATGAGCTCACCATGGAGCCTGCTGACATTATCAACGTGCTATGCAAGACCCATGAGG GTTGGAATAAGGGGATGCGTCTGTCTGACGGAGAGAAGGGTTGGTTCCCTAGCAAAAGCGTGGTGGAGATAACCAACGAGCATCGGAGGAGACGGAACCTTCGGGAGCAGTACCGCATCACTCAAGCTGCAGCTAAAGTCACAAAGAACTGA